A window of Oncorhynchus keta strain PuntledgeMale-10-30-2019 chromosome 27, Oket_V2, whole genome shotgun sequence contains these coding sequences:
- the LOC118371145 gene encoding DNA topoisomerase 1-like isoform X2 produces MSGDHGEKDSQVNSGSRANDTHKHKDKHKEHRRKEHKKDKERDKAKHSNSEHREHSEKKHRDKEKERVKHSDGSVDRHREKQKEKDKEKRREEKVKSSHVEGKPKKEKENGHAREMWNSPSPPAIKSEPEEDNGVYPSPKHNKTLKRERDEEEFEYKPKKIKTENGKKAKKRKQEYEDEEEEEDIKPKKKTKDKKAGADGKKDKKETEEKWKWWEEERSTDGSKWKFLEHKGPVLAPPYEPLPGHVRFFYDGKPLRLSAPAEEVATFFAKMLDHEYTTKEMFRKNFYKDWRKEMTSEEKSKITDINKCNFTEMSEYFKAQSEARKQMSKDEKLKIKEENERILQEYGFCVMDNHKERIGNFRIEPPGLFRGRGDHPKMGMLKRRIRPEDIIINCSKDSKHPKPPQGTRWKEVRHDNKVTWLVSWTENIQGSIKYIMLNPSSRIKGEKDWQKYETARRLKKCVERLRAQYREDWKSKEMRVRQRAVALYFIDKLALRAGNEKEEGETADTVGCCSLRVEHIKLYPKMDDQEYVVEFDFLGKDSIRYYNKMPVEKRVFKNLQLFLENKQPEDDLFDRLNTSILNKHLQELMDGLTAKVFRTYNASITLQQQLKELTSPDESIPAKILSYNRANRAVAILCNHQRAAPKTFEKSMQNLQTKIDEKQKQLSATRKQLKGAKTEHKASHDDRSKKMVEVKRKAVQRIEEQLMKLQMQATDREENKQIALGTSKLNYLDPRISVAWVKKWDVPMEKIYNKTQREKFAWAIDMAEEDYEF; encoded by the exons ATGAGCGGGGATCACGGTGAAAAAGACTCGCAG GTCAATTCTGGGTCTCGAGCCAATG acactcacaaacacaaGGACAAGCACAAAGAACACAGGCGCAAAGAACACaagaaagacaaggagagagataAAGCCAAGCACAGCAACAG TGAACACAGGGAGCACTCTGAGAAGAAGCACAGAgacaaggagaaggagagggtgaagCACAGCGACGGGAGTGTCGACAGGCACagggagaaacagaaggagaaagacaaagagaagagaagagaggaaaag GTCAAATCCTCCCATGTTGAAGGCAAGCCCAAGAAGGAGAAAGAAAACGGTCATGCGAG GGAGATGTGGAACAGTCCCAGCCCTCCTGCCATTAAGAGTGAACCAGAGGAGGACAACGGCGTGTACCCCTCTCCCAAACACAACAAgactctgaagagagagagagatgaggagga ATTTGAATACAAGCCCAAAAAGATCAAGACAGAGAATGGCAAGAAGGCAAAGAAGAGAAAACAGGAAtatgaagatgaggaggaggaagag GACATAAAACCCAAGAAGAAGACAAAAGACAAGAAAGCAGGAGCGGATGGCAAGAAAGACAAGAAGGAAACAGAGGAGAAGTGGAAATG gtgggaggaggagagatctactGATGGCTCCAAATGGAAGTTTCTGGAACACAAGGGACCTGTTCTTGCTCCTCCATATGAACCCCTACCTGGCCATGTCAGGTTTTTCTACGATG GTAAGCCTCTGAGACTAAGTGCCCCAGCAGAGGAGGTGGCTACGTTCTTTGCCAAGATGCTGGACCATGAGTACACAACCAAGGAAATGTTTAGGAAGAACTTCTACAAGGACTGGAGAAAG GAAATGACATCGGAGGAGAAGTCAAAGATCACAGATATAAACAAGTGTAACTTCACGGAGATGAGCGAGTACTTCAAGGCCCAATCAGAGGCCCGGAAACAGATGTCCAAAGATGAGAAACTG AAAATCAAAGAGGAGAATGAGCGTATCCTCCAGGAGTATGGTTTCTGTGTGATGGACAACCATAAGGAGCGAATTGGAAACTTTCGCATCGAGCCTCCCGGTCTGTTCAGGGGGCGTGGGGACCACCCAAAGATGGGCATGCTGAAACGCCGCATTCGCCCTGAAGACATCATTATCAACTGCAGCAA agACTCCAAGCACCCCAAGCCGCCCCAGGGCACGCGCTGGAAGGAGGTTCGTCATGACAACAAGGTCACATGGCTGGTGTCGTGGACTGAGAACATCCAGGGTTCTATTAAGTACATCATGCTCAACCCCAGCTCCAGAATCAAG GGCGAGAAGGACTGGCAGAAGTATGAGACGGCCCGGAGGCTGAAGAAGTGTGTGGAGCGCCTGAGGGCCCAGTACAGAGAGGACTGGAAGTCTAAAGAGATGAGGGTCAGACAGAGAGCTGTGGCTCTCTACTTCATAGACAAG CTGGCCTTGAGGGCGGGGaatgagaaggaggagggggagacggcTGATACGGTTGGCTGCTGCTCCCTGAGGGTGGAACACATCAAGCTGTACCCCAAGATGGACGACCAGGAGTACGTGGTGGAGTTTGACTTCCTGGGAAAAGACTCCATCAGATACTACAACAAGATGCCTGTGgagaagagg GTGTTTAAGAACCTGCAGCTGTTCTTGGAGAATAAGCAGCCCGAGGATGACCTCTTCGACAGACTCAAT aCCTCTATTCTGAATAAGCACCTCCAGGAGTTGATGGACGGGTTGACAGCCAAAGTGTTCCGTACGTACAATGCCTCCATCACCCTGCAGCAGCAGCTCAAAGAGCTCACCAGCC cGGATGAGAGCATTCCTGCTAAGATCTTGTCCTACAACAGAGCCAACCGGGCTGTGGCTATACTGTGCAACCACCAGAGGGCTGCACCTAAGACCTTTGAGAAGTCCATGCAGAACCTGCAAACCAAG ATAGATGAGAAGCAGAAGCAGCTGTCAGCCACCAGGAAACAGCTGAAGGGGGCAAAGACAGAGCACAAGGCCTCACATGATGACCGGAGTAAAAA GATGGTGGAGGTGAAGAGGAAAGCGGTCCAGAGGATAGAGGAACAGCTGATGAAGCTACAGATGCAggccacagacagagaggagaacaagcAGATCGCACTGGGAACCTCCAAACTCAACTACCTGGACCCACGCATCTCTGTGGCATG
- the LOC118371145 gene encoding DNA topoisomerase 1-like isoform X1, with protein sequence MSGDHGEKDSQNLQVNSGSRANDTHKHKDKHKEHRRKEHKKDKERDKAKHSNSEHREHSEKKHRDKEKERVKHSDGSVDRHREKQKEKDKEKRREEKVKSSHVEGKPKKEKENGHAREMWNSPSPPAIKSEPEEDNGVYPSPKHNKTLKRERDEEEFEYKPKKIKTENGKKAKKRKQEYEDEEEEEDIKPKKKTKDKKAGADGKKDKKETEEKWKWWEEERSTDGSKWKFLEHKGPVLAPPYEPLPGHVRFFYDGKPLRLSAPAEEVATFFAKMLDHEYTTKEMFRKNFYKDWRKEMTSEEKSKITDINKCNFTEMSEYFKAQSEARKQMSKDEKLKIKEENERILQEYGFCVMDNHKERIGNFRIEPPGLFRGRGDHPKMGMLKRRIRPEDIIINCSKDSKHPKPPQGTRWKEVRHDNKVTWLVSWTENIQGSIKYIMLNPSSRIKGEKDWQKYETARRLKKCVERLRAQYREDWKSKEMRVRQRAVALYFIDKLALRAGNEKEEGETADTVGCCSLRVEHIKLYPKMDDQEYVVEFDFLGKDSIRYYNKMPVEKRVFKNLQLFLENKQPEDDLFDRLNTSILNKHLQELMDGLTAKVFRTYNASITLQQQLKELTSPDESIPAKILSYNRANRAVAILCNHQRAAPKTFEKSMQNLQTKIDEKQKQLSATRKQLKGAKTEHKASHDDRSKKMVEVKRKAVQRIEEQLMKLQMQATDREENKQIALGTSKLNYLDPRISVAWVKKWDVPMEKIYNKTQREKFAWAIDMAEEDYEF encoded by the exons ATGAGCGGGGATCACGGTGAAAAAGACTCGCAG AATTTGCAGGTCAATTCTGGGTCTCGAGCCAATG acactcacaaacacaaGGACAAGCACAAAGAACACAGGCGCAAAGAACACaagaaagacaaggagagagataAAGCCAAGCACAGCAACAG TGAACACAGGGAGCACTCTGAGAAGAAGCACAGAgacaaggagaaggagagggtgaagCACAGCGACGGGAGTGTCGACAGGCACagggagaaacagaaggagaaagacaaagagaagagaagagaggaaaag GTCAAATCCTCCCATGTTGAAGGCAAGCCCAAGAAGGAGAAAGAAAACGGTCATGCGAG GGAGATGTGGAACAGTCCCAGCCCTCCTGCCATTAAGAGTGAACCAGAGGAGGACAACGGCGTGTACCCCTCTCCCAAACACAACAAgactctgaagagagagagagatgaggagga ATTTGAATACAAGCCCAAAAAGATCAAGACAGAGAATGGCAAGAAGGCAAAGAAGAGAAAACAGGAAtatgaagatgaggaggaggaagag GACATAAAACCCAAGAAGAAGACAAAAGACAAGAAAGCAGGAGCGGATGGCAAGAAAGACAAGAAGGAAACAGAGGAGAAGTGGAAATG gtgggaggaggagagatctactGATGGCTCCAAATGGAAGTTTCTGGAACACAAGGGACCTGTTCTTGCTCCTCCATATGAACCCCTACCTGGCCATGTCAGGTTTTTCTACGATG GTAAGCCTCTGAGACTAAGTGCCCCAGCAGAGGAGGTGGCTACGTTCTTTGCCAAGATGCTGGACCATGAGTACACAACCAAGGAAATGTTTAGGAAGAACTTCTACAAGGACTGGAGAAAG GAAATGACATCGGAGGAGAAGTCAAAGATCACAGATATAAACAAGTGTAACTTCACGGAGATGAGCGAGTACTTCAAGGCCCAATCAGAGGCCCGGAAACAGATGTCCAAAGATGAGAAACTG AAAATCAAAGAGGAGAATGAGCGTATCCTCCAGGAGTATGGTTTCTGTGTGATGGACAACCATAAGGAGCGAATTGGAAACTTTCGCATCGAGCCTCCCGGTCTGTTCAGGGGGCGTGGGGACCACCCAAAGATGGGCATGCTGAAACGCCGCATTCGCCCTGAAGACATCATTATCAACTGCAGCAA agACTCCAAGCACCCCAAGCCGCCCCAGGGCACGCGCTGGAAGGAGGTTCGTCATGACAACAAGGTCACATGGCTGGTGTCGTGGACTGAGAACATCCAGGGTTCTATTAAGTACATCATGCTCAACCCCAGCTCCAGAATCAAG GGCGAGAAGGACTGGCAGAAGTATGAGACGGCCCGGAGGCTGAAGAAGTGTGTGGAGCGCCTGAGGGCCCAGTACAGAGAGGACTGGAAGTCTAAAGAGATGAGGGTCAGACAGAGAGCTGTGGCTCTCTACTTCATAGACAAG CTGGCCTTGAGGGCGGGGaatgagaaggaggagggggagacggcTGATACGGTTGGCTGCTGCTCCCTGAGGGTGGAACACATCAAGCTGTACCCCAAGATGGACGACCAGGAGTACGTGGTGGAGTTTGACTTCCTGGGAAAAGACTCCATCAGATACTACAACAAGATGCCTGTGgagaagagg GTGTTTAAGAACCTGCAGCTGTTCTTGGAGAATAAGCAGCCCGAGGATGACCTCTTCGACAGACTCAAT aCCTCTATTCTGAATAAGCACCTCCAGGAGTTGATGGACGGGTTGACAGCCAAAGTGTTCCGTACGTACAATGCCTCCATCACCCTGCAGCAGCAGCTCAAAGAGCTCACCAGCC cGGATGAGAGCATTCCTGCTAAGATCTTGTCCTACAACAGAGCCAACCGGGCTGTGGCTATACTGTGCAACCACCAGAGGGCTGCACCTAAGACCTTTGAGAAGTCCATGCAGAACCTGCAAACCAAG ATAGATGAGAAGCAGAAGCAGCTGTCAGCCACCAGGAAACAGCTGAAGGGGGCAAAGACAGAGCACAAGGCCTCACATGATGACCGGAGTAAAAA GATGGTGGAGGTGAAGAGGAAAGCGGTCCAGAGGATAGAGGAACAGCTGATGAAGCTACAGATGCAggccacagacagagaggagaacaagcAGATCGCACTGGGAACCTCCAAACTCAACTACCTGGACCCACGCATCTCTGTGGCATG